AGCGAGGATGGGACGTTTTACTCGTTCCCCTTCGGAGCGGCGACCGACAAGATCGTGCCTGCCGATTACGACGGCGACGGAAGGACCGATGTCGCGGTCTTCAGGCCGTCAAACAACACGTGGTACATCCAGCGGTCGTCAGACCTCGGCGTTTCGATCGTAACCTTCGGAGCGGCGGGCGACATGCCGACACCGGCTGATTACGATGGTGACGGCGAAGCCGACATCGCGATCTTTAGGCCGGCAGCAGGCGAATGGTGGATCGCTCAGAGCGGCAGCGGCGTCACGGCATTCCAATTCGGATCTGCCGCCGACAAGCCGGTTCCCGGCGATTTTACCGGCGACGGTAAAGCGGACGCTGCTTTTTGGCGGCCGTCGACAGGCGAATGGTACATTTTGAGAAGCAACAATTTCAGTTTCTACTCATTCCCTTACGGAACGAACGGTGACGTGCCAACGGCCGGGGATTATGACGGCGACGGGAAGATCGATGCCGCCGTTTTCAGATCGTCGAACACCAACTGGTATATCCTCGGTTCGACCGCGGGCAGCCAGGTGATCACGTTCGGCGCGGCGGGTGACAAACCGGTTCCGAACGCCTTTGTGCCCTGACGTCAGACCGATCTGATCGGAGCACGGTTTCGGCCGTGCTCCGGAAAGGTTCAGCACCGGCCCAGACCCTGGCCGGTGTTTTTTTTGTGATCCGATTCAGCAGAACTCACAAATTTTGTGTAATTTCCGGCGATCTGCCGAAAATCGGGGTGATCTTCTTCCCTTTGCCGGGATCGATACTAGCGGTTTTTCCATTGACGAAAAATCGGAATTCTGTTACAAAGTATTCAACTCTATATTCGTTCTTTATTTTTTCCGTCATACAGCGTCGGCAAAACGGCGACAGTGTTTATATCGAATCGCCCCTCACAGTTGCGTCATCGATCTTGAAAGCGGCGAATTTTTAACTTTCATACCCCGTAATATTGGACTTATTTTCCGATTTGTCACTTGCTTGAGCTGCATTATTGCGGCTAGTTCTTTTCTCTTTTCAAAGCTTTAGGAGGGCTTTTAAATGCAACACAGTACGCGAACAGAGACTCGTGGAAGTCTGCTGTTAAGTCTATTCGTACTGGCGCTGGTCACGACATTTTTCGTGTTGCCGACACAGCTTCAGTGGGAAGTCAATAGCCAAGGCCGGGGTATTATTCAGAAGACCACGAGCCATGAAGAAGGTATCGAAAATTACGATATTCGCAATCAAAAAGGCGAAGAGATCGATAATCTTTTTCAGAAGATGCGCAATACGGTCGGGAAGGATGCCGCCGCAATTGCTGACATTCGGCAGAAATTCGTGACGGGCGAAGAATCCCTGAGAACTCGCGTCCCGTCTCTGAAGATCGAATACAACACCGACATCAACATCCCGGAAGTGATCACTCCTGATGTTTACCGACACGAGATCGAAAGGCTTTCAGGCCCGACGACGGTAAAACGTTCGGAAGCCCTTCGGAACTTTGCAAAACAGAACAACCAATTGATCGGAATGGAGATCGATCAGCTCGACCAGCTCAAGGTCATCGCTGACTACGTGAACCCCCGTGGCAACATGGCGTTCGCTCACCTCGAGCAGCAGATCAATGGTGTGCCGGTTTTCCGCGGCGAGATCAAGGCTGGCTTTACGACCTCGGGCGAGATCATCCGTGTGATCAATAACCTCGCACCCGGCCTCGACTACAACAGCCTGTCGACCGACTTCCGCGACCCTGCCGACGCAGTTCGCGCAGCCGCCCGTTACATAAACAGCGATGCATCGAAGCTCGATATGTCGCGTGACGATTCGGCCTCGACCGAAAATCGCGTGGTCTTCGGACGCGGCGATTCGGCTACTACGGCAGAAAGAATGTACTTCCCGCTCGAACCGGGCGTTGCCGTTCCGGCATGGCGAGTACTTATCTGGCAGCCGGTAAACGCGTATTACATCATCGTCGATGCCGATACAGGTGCGATGCTTTGGCGAAAGAACACGACCGAAGATCAGACCACAGCGGCGACGTACAACGTTTACAACAATGCGAATGCCTACATGAAGGCAGCTGATTCGCCGGCTCCGCTCTCACCCGGACCGGTCGATCCGACGACGGGACAGCAGGGTGCCATCATTTCCCGGTCGAACATTACGTTGATCGGCAATGAAGCACCGAACACGTTCAACAACAACGGCTGGATCACCGACGGAGCCAATATCACCGACGGTAACGCCGTTGAAGCCGGTTTGGACCGCGTCGCCCCGGACGGCGTCGACGCACCAATGCCCGGCGACACAGCTTGCCCCGGCGCAGGCTGCCGTGTTTTCTCATCCCCGACATGGAATCCTCCTCCGGGAAGCCCGACGCCCGGTGACGATCCGCTTACGGCCCAAGCCCAGCGCGGTGCGGTCATTCAGATGTTTTACGTGATGAACCGATATCACGACATCATGTACCAGCTTGGCTGGACCGAACAGGCGTTCAACTTCCAGACCGATAACTTCGGCCGCGGCGGTACGGGCAACGACCGGCTGAGAGCCGAAGGCCAGGACTCGAGCGGAACGAACAATGCGAACATGTCGACCCAGGCCGATGGAACCAGGCCGAGGATGCAGATGTTCCTCTGGACGGGTCCTACACCCGACTATGACGGTACAGTCGATTCCGAAGTGCTGATCCACGAGGTCACACACGGCCTTTCGAACCGTCTGCACGGCAACGCCAGCGGTCTTTCGACCAATATGGCTCGCGGTATGGGTGAAGGATGGTCTGATTGGTACGCGTACACGCTGCTTGCCGAACCGACCGATCCGATCGACGGTATTTACACAACCGGCGGCTACGCTACCTTGCTGGTCGCATCCGGATTCACCGGCAACTACTATTACGGCATCCGCCGCTTTCCGCGGGCGCCGATCACCTTCCTCGGACCGAACGGAAAGCCCCACAACCCGTTTACGTTCCGTTACATAAACTCGGATTGCAATACGCTTATCGGTACTACGACCTCGAATCCGCCGCCTAACAGCGCGTTTCCGAGAGGCCCGATCGGCGTTACTACCTGCGACCAGGTCCACAATATTGGTGAGATCTGGAGCTCGATGCTTTGGGAAGTTCGTAACCGCATGGTCACACGTCTCGGCTTCAACGCCGGAACAACGCGTGCACTTCAGGTGGTCACGGACGGAATGAAGCTTGCACCGATCGGCCCGACGATCCTCCAGGAACGCGATGCTATCATCGCTGCTGCTTCGGCATTGCCGGCGGCACCTGAAGCGGCGGCTGACGTATTGGACGTCCGTGAAGGATTCCGCGTTCGCGGTGCGGGCTTTAGCGCCGCCATCTCGAGTGCCGGAACCGGCGCGAATAACACCGTCGTAACGGAAGCTTTTGACGTTCCGAACGCGATCTTCACCAATCCGATCAGCGTCAGCGATTCCAGCGGCGACAACGACGGGTTCCCGGAACCTGGCGAAAGCGTCCTGGTAAGTATTCCGGTGACGAATAATTCGGGTGGCGGAACGATCAACAACGTGAACATTAGTGTCACAGGCGGCGGCACTGTCAATTATGGCAACATCGCTAATGGTGCGACAGTTACGCAGCAGGTTCCGTATACGGTTCCCGGCGGCGCAGCTTGCGGAAGCCTGCACCAGATCACGATCACGGGAACGTCCGCACTCGGTGCGATGAACCCGCAGAACTTCTCGTTCCGTCTCGGCGCACCAGTCGGCGGGGCTCCGGTTGCGTTCACAAATTCGACCCTGATCAATTTGCCGAACGGACAGCCGACGACCACCTCTGGACCGGCATCGCCTTACCCGTCAACGATCAATGCGACGGGCCTGACGGGACAGAAGAACATCCGACTGACGCTCAACGGCTTCAGGCACGAATGGTATAACGACATGGACTTCCTCCTGGTCGGCCCGGGCGGTCAGAAGTTCATCTTTATGTCAGACAACGGCAACAATGCGACCGAGGCTCTTCCGCCGATCACATTCTCGATCACGGACACGGCTGCAGCATTGCTTCCTGGCACGAACGCAGGCGTCATTGCTGACGGCGGCGAATATAGGCCGTCAAATGTCGCGACGCCAGATCCGTTTGTTGCACCTGCACCCGCAGCTCCGTACGAGAGTGCGGCTCCGGTCGGTACGGCGACCTTTGCCTCCGTTTTTGGAACTGACGGCACTGCAATGAACGGCACATGGTCGCTTTACGCCGTTGACGATGCCGGATCGGATCCGGGCACGATCAATGGTGGATGGACGCTCACGTTCGAAGCCAACGACTATGCCTGCTCGGTTACCCCACAAACGGGCAACGGGCGTGCTGACTTTGACGGCGACGGAAGGACCGATGTATCGGTTTACCGCGGCAGTCAAGGCACATGGTACCTGAACCAGAGCACAGCCGGATTCGGAGCAATTGGTTGGGGCATCGCAACCGACGTTCCGGTTCCTGCTGACTACGATAACGACGGCAAGACCGATACGGCGATCTTCAGGGCCGCAGCAGATCCGGCATTCCCGGACTTCTACGTCCTGAACAGCAACGGCTTTACCGTTTCGGGCGTCTCTTGGGGAATCCCGGGCGACGTACCGACCGTGTCCGATTACGATGGCGACGGAAAGGCAGACTTTGCCATTTATCGCCAGTCAGACGGAACGTGGTATATCCTGCTCAGCAGCAACGGCGGAAACGCCATCGTCAATAACCCCGGAACGACACCCGTACCGGCGGATTACGACGGTGACGGCAATTCCGACGGTGTGATATTCACGAACGGAAACTGGGTCGGAACGGCATCGGGCGGCGGATCGATAAACATATCGTTCGGCTCGGCCGGTGACATCCCCGTACCCGGAAACTACGACGGCGATAACAAGGTCGACCAGGCCGTGTTCCGCCCGAGCACCGGAACGTGGTATATCCTCCGCAGCAGCAATGCCCAGGTAGATATCATCACCTTCGGTACGACCGGTGACGTCCCGGCTCCGGGCGATTACGATGGCGACGGCAAGGATGACCTTGCTATCTTCCGTAACGGCACCTGGTGGATCAATGCGTCAACGGCCGGTGTATCGGTACAGAACTTCGGTTTGGCTACCGACCTTCCGATCGTTTCGGCGGCTCGTCCGTAGTCATAGGACACAGGGTCGCCTTGGCGATCTTGTGATGCAATAAGAACGGCTGCCGGCAGATGACCTCTGCCGGCAGTCTTTTTTGTTGACTTTTAACACCCCGAAGCCTACCTTTGTTTTAGGCCCATTACTCAGACTTTCGCTTCGATTCGAACGTCAAATCTCCAGACATTACTTTCAGCAAGAGGAGTCTAGTGTTGTATGAAGTTCTCTTTTCGCTCGCGTAGCGGGTTTAAGTTCATCGCCCTATCTGCGGTCGCGGCCGTCGGCATCGTCGGCTATATCGGCCTCGGCCCCGAGATCGACAAAGCGGCCGCATCGGCCTCTGGCCCGTCGCCGTCCCATACCGCCGCGCCGGGCGAGATCAGCTGCACCGCGTGTCATGCCGATTTTGAGGTAAATACCGGGACCGGCAATGTGACCATCACCGGCATTCCTGCCTATTACACGCCGAACCAGCAGGTGCCGGTGACGGTGACGGTAAATCAGGCCGATGGCGTGATATTCGGATTTCAATTGACCGCCGTCACCTCGACCGGCCAGCAGGTCGGCACGTTTACGCTGCCCTCGGGAATGCCGCCGACCATGCAGCAAAATACGGGCTTTGTGAACAACGTTGAAAGACGCTATGTCTCGCATACGATCGACGGCGTCACGCCGACGACATTCGGCACCAAATCGTGGACGTTCACCTGGACTGCTCCGTCGCAGCGCGTCGGAAAGGTGAGGTTTTACACCTCAGGTAATGCCGCGAACAGTGATGGCGGGCCCGGCGGCGACTACATCTATACCCGTAACCGAGGAACCCTTTCGGGCGAGATCATCTCCAATTTCGATACCGATAGTCTGACGGACGTAGCGGTCTTCAGGCCATCGACCAATGCATGGTATGCCCTCAACAGCACGAACGGCGGCTTTCAGGCGGTCGAGTTCGGCATCGCTGGCGATCAGATCGCACCAGCGGATTTTGACGGGGACGGCATTACCGACCGGGCTGTTTTCAGGCCCTCGACCGGTGTCTGGTTCGTGGAGAAGAGCACTGGCGGTTATCTCATCACCCAGTTCGGCGCGGCAGGCGATATTCCCGTGCCGGGCGACTACGATGGCGATCTGAAAGCCGACCTCGCGATCTTCAGGCCGTCGACGGGAGTTTGGTATATTTTCCGCAGCTCCGATTCGGCATACGACATCAGGCAGTTCGGCATCGGGACGGATAAGGTCGTTCCGGGCGATTACGATGGCGACGGCAAGTCCGACATCGCTGTCTGGCGTCCCTCGACCGGCGTTTGGTACATCTTCAGAAGCTCCGATCTCGGCTACTCGATATTCGGCTTTGGCTTGAGCGAGGACCGGCCCGTCCAGAACGACTATGACGGTGACGGCCGCCTCGATGCCGCGGTCTTTAGGCCCTCTAACGCCACCTGGTATGTGCTTGGCTCGACCGAAGGATTTTCGGCGGTCCAATTCGGTATCGGAACCGACGTAAGCGCACCGGGCGATTTCGACGGCGACGGAAAAGCGGACCGCGCGGTCTATCGCGACGGCGTTTGGTACATCTTACGCAGTTCGGACTTTGGTTATACGATCCTTGGTTTCGGACTGCCGGGCGACATCCCCATCCAAAAGGCTCAGCTTCGCAACTGACCTTTTCCTAGATACTGACCGGCCAAACAGAAAGAGCCCGTGACGCTTTTGAAGCACCACGGGCTTTTGATCGGAGGAAACAACGCACCTGATCAACTGTTCAGGTGCCGGCCCCAGTTCCCTTTCGGGACTACGGCCGCCTGACTACGGCTTTTCTGGAGCAGGCTGCTGCACGACCGGCTGGATCACCGGCATCGGGGACGGAACCGGCACGGGAGCCGACTCAGAAGAACCCGAGTTCGATACCGGATTGCCCAAAGGCACCGGCTGGATGATCGTTGCATTCGGCCTGGTTCCCGACGAACCCTTCTTCGTCTCATAATCCGGGCGATAAATACGCGGGGTTATGAAGAAGAGGATCTCGTTGGTATTTCGCTGAACGCCTTTTCGCTTGAAGAGTGCTCCAAGGATCGGAATTCGTGAAAGGCCGGGTGTACGATCTTGATTTTCACGTTCGTCGTCGAACAGAACACCACCTACAACCGTGGTTCCGCCATCGGGAACGGTCACCTGCGTCTGCATCGTCTGGGTGTTGATGGCCGGGGCCGCACCTGAGACAAGCGTTGCCGTCGAGCTGTTTTCCGCGACCACGTCGAGAACGATCGTACCCAGATCGGTGATCTGCGGTGTGATCTCGAGTTTGAGCGGAACGTCGATGTATTCCGTTGTGGCGATCACGGCTCCACCGGCGGCCGATCCGGGCTGGATCGTCGTGATCGGGATCTGCGTTTTGCTTTCGATCACAGCCTGACGGTTGTTAAGAGCGGTAACACGCGGGGTCGCGATGACCTTAGCCTGTCCCTTCTGCTCACCGGCAGTGATCAGCATGTTGATCTGTGCGGTTCCAAAAACGCCCGTCGTCAGGCCGATCGCCGTATTTGCGATCTGCGAGGCGAGGTTGTTGTTGATCGAGCCGACCGGTAAGCTCGGCGGGATCGGCAATCGGGGGTCGACCGGGGCTTCGGGCAGGGTACCGCCGCCGGCTCCGCTTCCTCGGGCGCCGATTACAAGTGCTGAAATCTGAACACCGACGTCGCGGCTGAAGTTACGTGTCGCGACCACGATGCGTGCTTCGATCTCGACCTGCGGCTCAGGCTGGTCAAGAATCTCGATAAGCTGACGGATGGCGTCGATATTTTCGCGCACATCCGTGATGATCAGAGAATTGCTGCGGAGGTCGACCTCGACCGAACCACGACGCGAGAGGCGACGCTTGACTATCGGAAGAAGTCCTTCGTTGCCGACGCCGGCACCGCTGCTCATCGAGGAGCCCATTCCGCCGCCTGAACCCGACTGTGTACCGCTGGTCGCGGAACCGCGGCCGATGTTGCCAACGGCACGGGCGTAGTTCAAACGCATGAACTCGGTGTAGAGCGGCGATGAATCAAGCTGATTGTCCATCTGGAGACGCCGGATCTCGCCTTCCGTCGCAAGTGTTTTCGAATCTGCGACCCGGAGGATGGTTCCGTTTACCTGGACGCCAAGCTCCTGCGATCTCAGGACCGAATCAAGGGCGACATTCCAGGGCACATCATTTACATTGACTGTGACCGGAACGGCCTTGACCGATTTATCGATCACGAAATTGATACCGTACTGTTCGGTGATGTAGCTCAGAAGTTCGCGAATGTCCATATTCACGATCTTGAGATTGATCGGCTCGCCGACGAAACCGGCGTCGCCGTACATCTTGCCTTGCTGCCGCACGTCCTGGCCGGCGACAACAATGCCTAACAGACTTACTAAGATCGACGCGATCACTGCCTTTCGCAGGTAACCGCTGATGTTATGAAGAGAATTCATGTTTCCTCCGTTGCATAGTCCATCCACGCCCAGATATCACAAGCCGTGGTATGAGTTGAAGTGCTTCGCTATTTGCGACACCCGGCGAATTTTCCGGAATGTCCAAAACTTGTTTATTTGTTGCTCTTGGCAACCTTGACGGGTTTCTTTGCGCCTTTGGCAGGTTTGCCTTTAGCTTCTTCGGTGGTGGTCACCTGACGGTTCATTTCATCAAGCGGCGAGACGACCGGCCCGACCGCCGGCTTGCCGTCGGTGGTTACCGTCGTTCCTGGCTGGGCGGTTGACGCGGAACCCTGTACCGGAGCGGTCCCCTGTATCTGTGCCTGGTCAGAGAACTGACGAAGCGATTTGTTTTCGACCGATGAAACGAACTTGCCGTTGCTCATCTTGGTCACCTTACGGAAAACAAGGCGGTTTTCCTCAACAGCTACGAGTTGCCCGTCAAAGAATCGTTCGCCCGGATAGATCGTGTACGAAAGCCTGATCGGCGTTGCTTCGACCATCGCCGCATATCCGCGGGGTGTTCGGAAAATTCCGGTCACGCTCATCTCGTTGAGCGTTAGGACGCTCGTTACTTTCGGCAGAGGCTGGCCATTCGCCGCAGCGTTTTCGCGCATCTGTTTGTAATACGCTATGCGCTGCTCGATCGCTGGAGCACCAAGATCGATCACCGGCGGAGGTGTCTTCTTCGTACCCGTCGCAGCACCTGCTCTCGAGTCTTTCGTCCGGGCCCAGCCGGGCTTCGCGAACGGGTCGCGTGTCTGCGCATCGGCCCCGGTGACGTAACCGCTGATCAGGACGAAGCCCAACACGGCGAGGTTCATGCTCAAGAGTCGAAATAACTTTGCTTTGTTCATCATGGCTTTATCTCTCTAGATCCTTTTCAGTAGAAAAAAGGGCTGGTTATTTGGCGGCGGGAGGAGCGGCTGTCGGCGGTACTGCGGTTGCCGGCGGCTTGGGCGCACCCGGTTTTGTCGGATCCGGTTTCGGTGTCAGGGCTTCAGGATCGGCATAGAAAGCCGTCAAAAGAAACTGCGCATGCAAGGTCTTTTCGCCGGTCTGCTTGTCAAGCTGATTGATCTTGAAATCCGAGATCGAAACGATCCTGGGCAGCTTTGCCATCTTGTCGAAAAAGGCCCGCAGATTGTTGAAATTGCTGTCAACCTCGACCTCGACCGGCTTGG
The DNA window shown above is from Chloracidobacterium sp. and carries:
- a CDS encoding M36 family metallopeptidase; this encodes MQHSTRTETRGSLLLSLFVLALVTTFFVLPTQLQWEVNSQGRGIIQKTTSHEEGIENYDIRNQKGEEIDNLFQKMRNTVGKDAAAIADIRQKFVTGEESLRTRVPSLKIEYNTDINIPEVITPDVYRHEIERLSGPTTVKRSEALRNFAKQNNQLIGMEIDQLDQLKVIADYVNPRGNMAFAHLEQQINGVPVFRGEIKAGFTTSGEIIRVINNLAPGLDYNSLSTDFRDPADAVRAAARYINSDASKLDMSRDDSASTENRVVFGRGDSATTAERMYFPLEPGVAVPAWRVLIWQPVNAYYIIVDADTGAMLWRKNTTEDQTTAATYNVYNNANAYMKAADSPAPLSPGPVDPTTGQQGAIISRSNITLIGNEAPNTFNNNGWITDGANITDGNAVEAGLDRVAPDGVDAPMPGDTACPGAGCRVFSSPTWNPPPGSPTPGDDPLTAQAQRGAVIQMFYVMNRYHDIMYQLGWTEQAFNFQTDNFGRGGTGNDRLRAEGQDSSGTNNANMSTQADGTRPRMQMFLWTGPTPDYDGTVDSEVLIHEVTHGLSNRLHGNASGLSTNMARGMGEGWSDWYAYTLLAEPTDPIDGIYTTGGYATLLVASGFTGNYYYGIRRFPRAPITFLGPNGKPHNPFTFRYINSDCNTLIGTTTSNPPPNSAFPRGPIGVTTCDQVHNIGEIWSSMLWEVRNRMVTRLGFNAGTTRALQVVTDGMKLAPIGPTILQERDAIIAAASALPAAPEAAADVLDVREGFRVRGAGFSAAISSAGTGANNTVVTEAFDVPNAIFTNPISVSDSSGDNDGFPEPGESVLVSIPVTNNSGGGTINNVNISVTGGGTVNYGNIANGATVTQQVPYTVPGGAACGSLHQITITGTSALGAMNPQNFSFRLGAPVGGAPVAFTNSTLINLPNGQPTTTSGPASPYPSTINATGLTGQKNIRLTLNGFRHEWYNDMDFLLVGPGGQKFIFMSDNGNNATEALPPITFSITDTAAALLPGTNAGVIADGGEYRPSNVATPDPFVAPAPAAPYESAAPVGTATFASVFGTDGTAMNGTWSLYAVDDAGSDPGTINGGWTLTFEANDYACSVTPQTGNGRADFDGDGRTDVSVYRGSQGTWYLNQSTAGFGAIGWGIATDVPVPADYDNDGKTDTAIFRAAADPAFPDFYVLNSNGFTVSGVSWGIPGDVPTVSDYDGDGKADFAIYRQSDGTWYILLSSNGGNAIVNNPGTTPVPADYDGDGNSDGVIFTNGNWVGTASGGGSINISFGSAGDIPVPGNYDGDNKVDQAVFRPSTGTWYILRSSNAQVDIITFGTTGDVPAPGDYDGDGKDDLAIFRNGTWWINASTAGVSVQNFGLATDLPIVSAARP
- the pilQ gene encoding type IV pilus secretin PilQ; protein product: MNSLHNISGYLRKAVIASILVSLLGIVVAGQDVRQQGKMYGDAGFVGEPINLKIVNMDIRELLSYITEQYGINFVIDKSVKAVPVTVNVNDVPWNVALDSVLRSQELGVQVNGTILRVADSKTLATEGEIRRLQMDNQLDSSPLYTEFMRLNYARAVGNIGRGSATSGTQSGSGGGMGSSMSSGAGVGNEGLLPIVKRRLSRRGSVEVDLRSNSLIITDVRENIDAIRQLIEILDQPEPQVEIEARIVVATRNFSRDVGVQISALVIGARGSGAGGGTLPEAPVDPRLPIPPSLPVGSINNNLASQIANTAIGLTTGVFGTAQINMLITAGEQKGQAKVIATPRVTALNNRQAVIESKTQIPITTIQPGSAAGGAVIATTEYIDVPLKLEITPQITDLGTIVLDVVAENSSTATLVSGAAPAINTQTMQTQVTVPDGGTTVVGGVLFDDERENQDRTPGLSRIPILGALFKRKGVQRNTNEILFFITPRIYRPDYETKKGSSGTRPNATIIQPVPLGNPVSNSGSSESAPVPVPSPMPVIQPVVQQPAPEKP
- a CDS encoding VCBS repeat-containing protein, whose amino-acid sequence is MKFSFRSRSGFKFIALSAVAAVGIVGYIGLGPEIDKAAASASGPSPSHTAAPGEISCTACHADFEVNTGTGNVTITGIPAYYTPNQQVPVTVTVNQADGVIFGFQLTAVTSTGQQVGTFTLPSGMPPTMQQNTGFVNNVERRYVSHTIDGVTPTTFGTKSWTFTWTAPSQRVGKVRFYTSGNAANSDGGPGGDYIYTRNRGTLSGEIISNFDTDSLTDVAVFRPSTNAWYALNSTNGGFQAVEFGIAGDQIAPADFDGDGITDRAVFRPSTGVWFVEKSTGGYLITQFGAAGDIPVPGDYDGDLKADLAIFRPSTGVWYIFRSSDSAYDIRQFGIGTDKVVPGDYDGDGKSDIAVWRPSTGVWYIFRSSDLGYSIFGFGLSEDRPVQNDYDGDGRLDAAVFRPSNATWYVLGSTEGFSAVQFGIGTDVSAPGDFDGDGKADRAVYRDGVWYILRSSDFGYTILGFGLPGDIPIQKAQLRN